A genomic stretch from Candidatus Schekmanbacteria bacterium includes:
- a CDS encoding ABC transporter ATP-binding protein, with protein sequence MDELIKVVNLTKIYRIGEYSVEALKGVNTSIEKGEFVSITGASGSGKSTFMNILGCLDVPTEGKYYFEGIDVSSFSRNALSKLRNEKVGFVFQGFNLLSRTTAIENVGLPLVYNHTSAKEIKERGLEALQAVGIEDRAKHFPNQLSGGQQQRVAIARALVNRPSLILADEPTGNLDTKTSREIMDIFTKLNTEKGITIIMVTHEADIAAYSKRRISFMDGMIINDEGTYTRAENTVLWEDE encoded by the coding sequence CCTTAAAAGGAGTAAATACTTCCATAGAAAAAGGAGAATTTGTGTCAATCACAGGCGCATCGGGCTCCGGCAAATCTACGTTTATGAACATCCTTGGGTGCCTTGACGTTCCGACAGAAGGGAAATACTACTTTGAGGGAATAGATGTAAGTTCTTTTTCAAGAAATGCTCTCTCCAAGCTTAGAAATGAAAAAGTTGGTTTTGTATTCCAGGGATTCAATCTTCTTTCACGCACTACGGCAATTGAAAACGTAGGACTTCCTCTGGTGTATAACCATACAAGTGCTAAGGAGATAAAGGAAAGAGGACTTGAAGCATTGCAGGCGGTTGGTATTGAGGATAGGGCAAAACATTTCCCTAACCAGCTTTCAGGAGGTCAGCAGCAAAGGGTTGCTATTGCGCGGGCTCTCGTTAACAGACCGTCGCTCATACTTGCTGATGAACCAACGGGCAATCTCGATACGAAAACCAGCCGCGAGATTATGGATATTTTCACAAAGCTTAACACAGAAAAGGGGATAACCATAATAATGGTAACCCATGAGGCTGATATCGCTGCCTATTCCAAGAGAAGGATAAGCTTCATGGACGGCATGATAATAAATGATGAAGGAACATATACCAGAGCAGAGAATACTGTTTTGTGGGAAGACGAGTAG
- a CDS encoding ABC transporter permease — translation MYFLINIRLALSALRINKLRSFLTMLGIIIGVGAVIALVIIGNGAKTKLAQTVESLGTNILIVRPGSVTSGGARMGMGSTPTLTLDDAKAIRDECSAVSGVAPQVRAATQVVYSNLNWNTVVMGITPDMLDLRTWEISEGRKLLQSDIDGSAKVCILGKTVVDNLFVGEDPIGKIIRINKTLFTIIGVLEPKGQNLMGEDQDDLIYIPLSTAQKRIVVSQFPNVIGIIMVQAVSGKELKAAEQQINDLLIQRHHIGGGKEQDFIVVNLAEMAGVATKMAATMSLLLGAIASISLLVGGIGIMNIMLVSVTERTREIGIRMAIGAKDVDILFQFLTEAVVLSLVGGFIGTVFGVSISAIVSGYLKWPLIISANAIVLAFTFSAGVGIFFGFYPAKRASQLNPIEALRYE, via the coding sequence ATGTATTTCTTGATAAATATAAGGCTGGCATTAAGCGCGTTAAGGATTAACAAATTGCGGTCATTCCTGACTATGCTTGGGATAATAATCGGAGTCGGCGCTGTTATAGCGCTTGTTATTATAGGCAACGGTGCAAAGACAAAGCTTGCCCAGACAGTAGAAAGTCTTGGGACGAATATCCTTATCGTGCGTCCCGGTTCTGTTACGAGCGGCGGAGCGAGGATGGGAATGGGTTCTACACCAACACTTACACTTGACGATGCAAAAGCAATTAGAGATGAGTGTTCTGCGGTTTCCGGTGTCGCACCGCAGGTAAGGGCGGCAACTCAGGTAGTTTATTCAAATCTTAACTGGAACACAGTCGTAATGGGTATTACACCTGACATGCTTGATTTGCGGACATGGGAAATATCTGAAGGACGAAAGTTACTTCAGTCCGACATTGATGGTTCGGCAAAAGTCTGCATACTTGGCAAGACGGTTGTTGACAACCTGTTTGTCGGCGAGGACCCGATTGGGAAGATTATCAGGATAAACAAGACGCTATTTACGATCATAGGTGTTCTTGAGCCAAAGGGGCAGAATCTCATGGGAGAGGATCAGGATGATTTAATATATATCCCTCTTTCTACTGCACAGAAAAGGATAGTGGTTTCACAGTTTCCAAATGTTATCGGTATAATAATGGTTCAGGCTGTTTCCGGCAAAGAGCTCAAGGCAGCTGAACAGCAGATAAATGATCTTTTAATTCAAAGACACCACATCGGTGGTGGTAAAGAGCAGGATTTTATTGTAGTGAATCTTGCGGAAATGGCAGGTGTCGCAACAAAGATGGCTGCAACCATGTCATTGCTGCTGGGCGCCATAGCCTCTATATCATTGCTCGTGGGAGGCATAGGCATAATGAATATAATGCTTGTTTCCGTGACAGAGCGCACCAGGGAGATAGGGATACGTATGGCGATTGGTGCCAAGGATGTGGATATACTTTTTCAGTTTCTCACGGAAGCGGTAGTGCTCTCGCTTGTAGGCGGTTTTATAGGCACTGTTTTCGGGGTAAGCATATCTGCAATTGTTTCAGGCTATCTCAAGTGGCCGCTTATAATTTCTGCAAATGCCATAGTGCTTGCTTTTACCTTCTCTGCAGGAGTAGGAATCTTTTTTGGATTCTATCCGGCAAAGCGTGCCTCGCAGCTAAATCCCATCGAAGCGCTGAGATACGAGTAG
- a CDS encoding right-handed parallel beta-helix repeat-containing protein has translation MVLKKTKISFTFSILFILLSLSPSYVSAKTFNVSNAAQFRIALESAALNGQDDTIILDAGTYKTTDDGGGTFKFFDKEKHDLIIKAKKGLTHNDVILDGDYKNGVFDYTNTKGAALVLDGITIKNGKAEIGGGVYCYSDKENYIDSRVTVTNSAIYGNSATDGGGFYCNASRVTVAGSSIFDNSATDGGAIYCDATRVTVTNSTIYGNTAAVSGGGIYCYVSSVTVANSTIYGNSSAEGRGGGIYCSGNVIITNSTISGNYAGGYSGGGGICSFGNVTVTKSAISENTVGRENGGGIYCAGVIKVASSTILENYAFKNGGGIYCYSDSDSNDESYVSVTNSTLSGNIAAGSGGAIYFYSNKDSYNRVTVTNSEIYGNTATDGRENGIYEGGTFKQATGVSCDFARSDFRLGVGPIAISKGLNPIHRLLKNDKR, from the coding sequence ATGGTTTTAAAGAAAACAAAAATCTCATTCACTTTTTCAATTTTATTCATTCTTTTATCACTATCCCCCTCATATGTTTCAGCTAAAACATTTAATGTAAGTAATGCCGCTCAGTTTAGAATTGCTTTGGAGAGCGCAGCTCTGAACGGTCAGGATGACACTATTATTTTGGATGCCGGAACTTATAAGACTACAGATGACGGTGGAGGAACTTTTAAATTCTTTGACAAAGAAAAACATGACTTAATCATTAAAGCAAAAAAAGGATTGACGCATAATGACGTTATTCTGGATGGAGATTATAAAAATGGTGTGTTCGACTATACAAACACTAAAGGTGCTGCTTTGGTGCTTGACGGCATTACTATAAAAAATGGAAAAGCTGAAATTGGCGGAGGGGTTTACTGCTATAGCGACAAGGAAAACTACATAGACAGCAGGGTAACTGTTACAAACTCTGCTATCTACGGGAATAGTGCAACTGACGGCGGCGGTTTTTATTGCAATGCCAGCAGAGTAACTGTTGCGGGTTCCAGCATCTTTGATAATAGTGCAACTGACGGCGGAGCTATTTACTGCGATGCCACCAGGGTAACTGTTACAAACTCAACAATCTACGGGAACACTGCTGCTGTAAGCGGCGGAGGGATTTACTGTTATGTCAGCAGTGTAACTGTTGCAAATTCCACCATCTATGGGAACAGCTCTGCTGAAGGCAGGGGAGGAGGGATTTACTGCTCAGGCAATGTAATTATTACAAACTCAACCATCTCTGGAAATTATGCAGGCGGCTACAGCGGCGGAGGCGGGATTTGCAGCTTCGGAAACGTGACTGTTACAAAATCTGCCATATCCGAGAATACTGTCGGCAGAGAAAATGGCGGGGGTATTTACTGCGCTGGCGTTATAAAAGTTGCCAGTTCAACCATCTTAGAAAATTATGCTTTCAAAAATGGCGGTGGCATTTACTGCTATAGCGACAGCGACAGCAATGACGAAAGCTACGTGAGTGTTACTAACTCCACCCTCTCCGGAAATATTGCTGCTGGCAGCGGCGGCGCTATTTACTTCTATAGCAACAAAGACAGCTACAACAGGGTAACTGTTACAAACTCTGAAATCTATGGGAATACTGCTACTGACGGCAGAGAGAACGGTATTTATGAAGGTGGGACTTTCAAACAGGCAACTGGAGTAAGTTGTGATTTTGCCCGTTCTGATTTCAGGTTAGGTGTGGGCCCGATT